One Fusarium falciforme chromosome 12, complete sequence DNA window includes the following coding sequences:
- a CDS encoding Amidase domain-containing protein — MKMICTIQSIFTLCLVNLLLLTPQGVQSLSIVEASISELQEALTSGRINAVQLLAKHLNRVAHYDRRGVHLNAIPVLSINAFEEAQASDDWRAGNNGSIRSLIEGLPFTVKDSYMVKGLPVAAGSPAFQNLTAHDDAFAVEVLRAAGGIVLGKTNMPPMANGGMQRGLYGRAESPYNPEYLAAAMGSGSSNGCGVSTASSMAVFGMAEETVSSGRSPASNNGLVAYTPSRGMLSIRGNWPLSPSADVVVPHTRTLHDLLAVLDVLFVPDNETTGDLWRSQPFVQLPNVQGIRPKSFLSLANDSSIRGKHIGIPSMFLGKRDAVSQPVYIHPSVIDLWEEARKTLEYLGATIEEVDFPLVSNFEVAPTRNEVNSDYPLPAYYNGSSGPSDFGALAWDDFLHYVNDSSSVVQLGDIDPALIFPQIPGTLPDRYGNTFNNRTSGNAAAVKDAKNRRGPIVEVPGFSEWLHSLEDRRKRDLEDWMDQKGLDFLVWPAAGDVGRAAAEVDEQAAALTWRNGVARSLGNFAIRQLGVPTVTVTMGTMKDTQMPVGLTFASKAYDDVSLLSYGYAFEQAHVSPRFAPRRTPPLETDQIQYEERQEPTQGKAAPDLSAHGQRVGANAVYINGRVASHDGHEGASLDLEVYVDGVLVSALVVGANQTWSVTANITEEFSGVSRFGEINHPDASLAMVVVIATASSGRSAGKLLFV; from the exons GTTGACTCCTCAAGGTGTGCAG AGTCTCAGCATTGTTGAAGCTTCCATCTCCGAGTTACAGGAGGCATTGACCTCGGGTCGCATCAATGCAGTTCAGCTCCTGGCGAAGCATTTGAATAGAGTTGCTCACTACGACCGGAGAGGTGTGCATCTCAACGCCATTCCCGTACTCAGCATCAATGCTTTTGAAGAAGCACAGGCCTCTGATGATTGGAGAGCTGGCAACAATGGTTCTATCCGGTCTCTCATAGAAGGCTTGCCCTTTACCGTCAAGGACAGCTACATGGTGAAGGGATTGCCAGTCGCCGCTGGTTCACCTGCATTCCAGAACCTCACGGCACACGATGATGCCTTTGCAGTCGAGGTGCTTCGCGCTGCTGGAGGTATCGTCTTGGGCAAAACCAATATGCCTCCCATGGCTAACGGAGGCATGCAGCGAGGGTTGTACGGAAGAGCAGAAAGTCCTTACAACCCAGAGTATCTTGCGGCTGCTATGGGTTCTGGCTCTTCCAATGGCTGCGGCGTCTCCACTGCTTCCAGCATGGCTGTGTTCGGCATGGCCGAAGAAACCGTCTCATCAGGGCGATCCCCTGCATCCAACAACGGACTTGTGGCCTATACTCCCTCAAGAGGCATGCTCTCAATTCGGGGTAATTGGCCTCTATCTCCATCGGCAGATGTGGTCGTGCCTCATACCAGAACGTTACATGACCTTCTCGCCGTGCTTGACGTTTTGTTTGTCCCAGATAATGAGACAACTGGAGACCTGTGGAGGTCACAACCCTTTGTTCAACTTCCAAACGTCCAAGGCATTCGACCCAAATCCTTCCTGTCACTCGCAAACGACTCCTCCATTAGAGGGAAGCATATTGGCATTCCAAGCATGTTTCTCGGAAAGAGAGATGCCGTGTCTCAACCGGTGTACATTCACCCATCAGTCATTGATCTCTGGGAAGAGGCCCGAAAGACACTGGAGTATCTTGGCGCGACAATCGAAGAAGTCGATTTCCCGCTAGTTAGTAACTTTGAGGTTGCCCCGACTCGAAATGAGGTCAACAGCGATTATCCTCTTCCGGCCTATTATAATGGCAGTTCCGGCCCTTCGGATTTTGGTGCTCTGGCCTGGGATGACTTTCTACACTACGTCAATGATTCTTCAAGCGTTGTCCAACTTGGCGATATTGATCCAGCCCTCATCTTCCCTCAGATCCCCGGAACACTCCCTGACCGATACGGAAACACATTCAACAACCGAACGAGTGGTAATGCCGCTGCGGTCAAAGATGCAAAGAACAGGAGAGGCCCAATTGTAGAAGTCCCTGGCTTCAGCGAGTGGCTTCATTCTCTTGAGGATCGCAGAAAGAGGGACCTCGAAGACTGGATGGACCAGAAAGGTCTTGACTTTCTTGTCTGGCCTGCCGCGGGTGATGTCGGACGCGCAGCCGCCGAAGTGGACGAGCAAGCTGCAGCCTTGACCTGGCGCAACGGTGTTGCTAGGTCCTTGGGCAATTTTGCTATTCGCCAGCTTGGAGTGCCTACCGTCACGGTCACCATGGGTACGATGAAGGACACACAGATGCCGGTTGGTCTGACCTTTGCGTCCAAGGCTTACGATGACGTGTCTCTGTTGAGTTATGGGTATGCCTTTGAACAAGCCCATGTCTCGCCTCGTTTTGCACCCCGGCGTACACCTCCCTTGGAGACGGATCAGATTCAGTACGAAGAGAGGCAAGAGCCTACCCAGGGTAAGGCAGCCCCCGATCTTTCTGCTCATGGCCAACGCGTTGGAGCAAACGCTGTATACATCAACGGTCGTGTTGCATCGCACGACGGACACGAAGGAGCATCTTTGGACTTGGAGGTATACGTTGATGGTGTCCTTGTTTCAgctctcgtcgtcggagCAAACCAAACCTGGTCCGTCACGGCAAACATCACTGAGGAGTTTTCGGGAGTCTCACGGTTTGGAGAGATAAACCACCCCGATGCTAGTCTGGCAATGGTGGTAGTTATAGCAACCGCCTCCAGTGGCCGCTCAGCAGGAAAACTATTGTTTGTCTAA